A single window of Liolophura sinensis isolate JHLJ2023 chromosome 6, CUHK_Ljap_v2, whole genome shotgun sequence DNA harbors:
- the LOC135467837 gene encoding uncharacterized protein LOC135467837, whose amino-acid sequence MLAQAMEMSLHVRDKSARDRYKTGYHAGEAALTPCQWVLSDIGYHLVHNSLNQDFPSVPDNYQLNSSYDDLPEGAFGESKPCPSYADRLTAEWRPRSQPINCDPTSAVPHVNQVNKECRTAEGIRNTVVDFNSTNSHKSVETGQSHSSHSDMNQIDVTPTTSDCKLLSQMEPHLNRDPHSFSHHSLGSWEVPISKTDNTDWSCTTVNSHKKPPQLPHAPGIVLERGIPDQTLDTVQPSNSSFFRPEEREWSKTCESWDTTDTENVRFPLEMSQSEQPEDGWSKMDQTDVLMQFHSKDTSGDGSNTPNNNPPAMGSTCLSTSPEEKFLSNNQNEEQTDQFDTPIPTVRTNANFGVNDRTDQQLPSHSEASLGNTNTQSSPAAFSFRHLKINAIRKPNDSNSAAQPNSGTEVRNNSVSAPFVLPPAHEDWGTELIEDILVIADDLQRKERESDTVYIPSSENVDRKPEQDQGIITPNANVPNHSQIALDPQERPTENSTPENLERRDLEAMNERIQSTSQLWVNEVDNSVDESGDHDGPGGNSSSEFFPPRAHRKIDHFPGLPSVLPDDLNIYMQYLAQNAAMAMMSNPLMMPLGASVPSFPALGHVPILGIPGMMPMMPNSHLWQHAMQLQFQQQQELLRQQMLHRQNGMQRTAGMGPLVEEETQREQAPHSLIAADKSRPDRSPGHQRAHVDHQDQQLMNDKGFPAETLIPENTASSPQESTYSLRLPKSNRPSFKIRVAFPAGERSQPSQSPPAGMDGSEHLIASQDSVSRDSVSHSNTAGVRLASVHDSSTQSESFTKRPGSGVRFPSRGRGHALSRRYQTSHSDRSNTSYNVVSTSAASGITQYRPQGGISSLKYKFPNDNNCSSDRSSGYQYKSQNTMNGTQDKDEDNPRYHRSVGNVSESQHRLLSDTSKANILSCKESWDAELLNVDVTIHGQPRQKYEQGHCPPQKVPSKGRGIRNSLAKITADNRGHSLGRQVIVKEEISDSDRRNY is encoded by the exons ATGTTAGCCCAAGCCATGGAAATGAGCCTGCATGTGCGGGATAAGTCAGCGAGAGACAG GTACAAGACGGGTTATCATGCTGGGGAGGCTGCCCTAACACCATGCCAGTGGGTCCTCAGTGATATAGGTTACCACCTGGTACACAACTCGCTGAACCAGGACTTCCCCTCCGTGCCAGACAACTACCAGCTTAACTCCAG TTATGACGACCTGCCAGAGGGAGCCTTTGGTGAATCCAAACCCTGTCCCAGTTATGCTGACCGACTGACGGCAGAATGGAGACCCAGAAGTCAACCGATAAACTGTGACCCTACGTCTGCAGTGCCTCATGTCAACCAGGTTAACAAAGAATGCAGGACAGCAGAGGGGATACGGAACACAGTGGTAGATTTTAACAGCACTAACAGCCATAAGTCTGTGGAAACAGGGCAATCACACTCAAGTCATTCTGATATGAACCAGATAGATGTGACCCCCACAACATCAGACTGTAAATTGTTGTCCCAAATGGAGCCTCACTTAAACCGAGATCCTCACAGTTTTTCACACCATTCCTTGGGTTCTTGGGAAGTTCCAATTTCCAAGACAGATAACACAGACTGGAGCTGCACTACTGTGAACAGCCACAAAAAGCCTCCACAGTTGCCCCATGCTCCAGGGATTGTACTGGAAAGGGGTATCCCTGACCAGACTTTGGACACAGTGCAGCCGTCGAATTCGAGTTTCTTCAGACCAGAGGAACGTGAGTGGAGTAAAACATGCGAGTCCTGGGATACAACTGACACAGAAAACGTCAGGTTTCCTTTAGAAATGTCACAATCtgagcaacctgaggatggatGGAGTAAAATGGACCAGACTGATGTTCTCATGCAGTTTCATTCCAAGGATACCTCAGGTGACGGTTCTAACACCCCCAACAACAATCCTCCAGCTATGGGGAGTACTTGTCTGTCAACTTCACCAGAGGAGAAATTTCTCAGTAATAATCAAAATGAAGAACAAACAGACCAGTTTGATACACCTATCCCAACTGTCAGAACAAATGCCAACTTTGGTGTAAATGACAGAACAGATCAGCAGTTGCCATCACATAGTGAGGCCAGTCTAGGCAATACAAACACCCAGAGCTCACCCGCGGCTTTCTCCTTCAGACACCTTAAGATTAATGCTATTAGAAAACCAAATGATTCAAATTCTGCAGCTCAGCCAAATTCGGGAACAGAAGTGAGGAATAATTCTGTAAGTGCTCCATTTGTCTTGCCACCAGCTCATGAAGATTGGGGCACTGAGTTGATAGAGGATATCCTTGTTATAGCCGATGATCTACAGAGAAAAGAAAGGGAGTctgatacagtgtatataccTTCCAGTGAAAACGTTGACAGAAAGCCTGAGCAAGACCAAGGGATTATTACACCGAATGCAAATGTTCCCAATCACTCGCAGATTGCACTGGATCCTCAGGAACGGCCAACGGAAAACAGCACACCTGAGAATCTGGAAAGAAGAGATTTAGAAGCAATGAACGAGAGAATTCAAAGTACCAGTCAGTTGTGGGTTAATGAAGTTGATAATAGTGTGGATGAGTCAGGGGATCATGATGGGCCAGGAGGAAATTCCTCATCAGAGTTTTTTCCTCCACGGGCACACCGGAAGATAGATCACTTCCCAGGGTTACCCAGCGTTCTTCCAGATGACCTGAACATCTACATGCAGTACCTGGCTCAGAATGCAGCCATGGCCATGATGTCCAATCCTCTGATGATGCCGCTGGGAGCATCTGTGCCGAGTTTTCCTGCACTTGGACATGTGCCAATTCTGGGTATACCGGGCATGATGCCAATGATGCCGAATTCTCACTTATGGCAGCATGCAATGCAGCTGCAGTTTCAGCAGCAGCAGGAATTACTACGACAGCAGATGTTGCACAGACAGAATGGTATGCAGCGGACTGCAGGAATGGGTCCTCTAGTGGAAGAGGAGACACAGCGTGAACAGGCCCCACACAGTCTTATAGCAGCAGACAAGAGTAGGCCAGACCGTTCTCCTGGTCACCAGAGAGCACATGTTGACCATCAGGATCAGCAATTAATGAATGATAAAGGATTTCCTGCGGAGACCTTGATCCCAGAGAACACCGCCTCGTCCCCACAAGAAAGCACTTACTCCCTTAGACTGCCCAAATCTAACCGTCCAAGCTTCAAAATCAGAGTGGCCTTTCCTGCAGGAGAAAGAAGCCAGCCTTCTCAAAGCCCACCCGCAGGCATGGATGGTTCAGAACATCTCATAGCATCCCAAGATTCAGTATCCCGCGATTCAGTATCCCATAGCAATACGGCAGGTGTGAGATTGGCCAGCGTACATGATTCTTCCACTCAATCTGAAAGCTTCACGAAGCGGCCAGGCAGTGGCGTGCGCTTCCCTTCACGAGGACGGGGTCATGCATTGAGTAGACGGTACCAGACCTCGCACAGTGACAGGAGTAATACATCGTACAACGTTGTGTCGACTTCAGCTGCCAGTGGCATTACTCAGTACCGACCTCAAGGGGGCATAAGtagtttaaaatataaattcccAAATGATAATAACTGTTCCAGTGACAGATCTTCAGGTTATCAGTACAAGTCCCAGAACACCATGAACGGCACCCAGGATAAAGATGAGGACAACCCTAGATACCACAGATCAGTGGGCAACGTTAGTGAATCTCAACACAGGCTTCTAAGCGACACCAGCAAGGCAAATATCCTCTCGTGCAAGGAGTCCTGGGATGCAGAGCTTCTAAATGTAGATGTTACTATACACGGTCAACCAAGGCAGAAATATGAGCAAGGGCACTGCCCACCACAAAAG GTTCCATCCAAAGGCAGAGGCATAAGGAACAGCTTGGCCAAAATAACAGCTGATAATAGAGGGCATAGCCTGGGAAGACAG GTCATTGTCAAAGAAGAAATCTCCGACTCGGATAGAAGAAACTACTGA
- the LOC135466976 gene encoding trichohyalin-like, whose amino-acid sequence MAAKGEMSETDSKLKYVNMEDEEVKSLHNDEKERETCATMSEKRNDYNHKKKEKSGKQTVIMVKPKPLTKKQLQAAEHRRRKEMAEIGRQLLEQQKKQEVDKMSGEQKKEKDKEHKQTTVRDLQAEIEEQKAQSEMEQQKLEAKQRLLEAQEKKKEKRKKKKEMKHTKKLVQQEAKQRLEELHSRGISQRCFKETVSFEEEEKLSTLDDLEPLPPLEGTFRKKDHLWNLPPRLSALRTNQSNSQCNTGKDSKVQVSKGEEPSKIEQVEKRGHPKSDHQKTSHVLQRRPEKFEDKENMPSPLHETKLSPVCRQAPLIEHDRELTSHHLEQYRELMLVQPERQTQCQLRGKVSKVGLHKAEMLKRQQEREAQRNEEEMREILAVEKQKHSWLPALHPRCPLQPLGETKAAA is encoded by the exons ATGGCGGcaaaaggtgaaatgtcagagACGGATTCAAAACTTAAAT ATGTGAATATGGAAGACGAAGAAGTAAAATCTTTACATAATGATGAAAAAGAAAGGGAAACCTGTGCCACCATGTCAGAA AAAAGAAATGATTATAACCACAAAAAGAAG GAGAAGTCTGGCAAGCAAACGGTGATCATGGTGAAACCTAAACCCCTCACCAAGAAACAGCTGCAGGCCGCTGAACACAGACGCAGAAAG GAAATGGCAGAAATTGGGAGGCAGTTGCTGGAGCAACAGAAAAAGCAGGAAGTTGATAAAATGAGCGGAGAgcagaaaaaagagaaagataA AGAACATAAGCAGACAACCGTTAGAGATCTTCAGGCAGAAATAGAGGAACAGAAAGCTCAAAGCGAAATGGAACAACAAAAACTTGAGGCTAAGCAGAGACTTTTGGAGGCTCAGGAAAAGAAAAAGGAgaagagaaagaagaaaaaagaaatgaagcACACA AAAAAGCTTGTTCAGCAAGAAGCTAAACAGCGCCTTGAAGAACTGCATAGTAGAGGAATTTCCCAGAGGTGCTTCAAAGAGACAGTATCATTTGAGGAGGAGGAAAAGTTATCTACCTTGGATGATTTGGAGCCATTGCCTCCTCTGGAGGGGACCTTCAGAAAAAAAGATCACTTGTGGAATTTGCCACCCAGGCTCTCCGCTCTCCGAACTAATCAGAGCAATTCTCAGTGTAACACAGGGAAGGACAGTAAAGTCCAAGTGTCCAAGGGAGAAGAACCAAGTAAGATTGAACAGGTGGAGAAGAGAGGACATCCAAAGTCAGATCATCAGAAGACCAGCCATGTACTACAAAGACGTCCAGAGAAATTT GAGGACAAGGAAAACATGCCATCACCTTTGCATGAAACAAAGCTGTCACCTGTTTGTCGCCAAGCCCCATTGATAGAGCATGACCGGGAACTGACCTCTCATCACCTTGAGCAGTACAGGGAACTGATGCTGGTTCAGCCTGAGAGACAGACACAGTGTCAGCTAAGAGGCAAGGTCAGCAAG GTGGGACTTCACAAGGCTGAGATGCTGAAGAGACAACAGGAGAGAGAAGCCCAGCGTAATGAGGAGGAGATGAGGGAGATATTGGCTGTTGAGAAGCAGAAACACAG TTGGTTACCCGCCTTGCACCCTAGATGCCCCCTCCAACCCCTGGGAGAGACGAAAGCAGCTGCTTGA